The Arvicola amphibius chromosome 11, mArvAmp1.2, whole genome shotgun sequence genome has a segment encoding these proteins:
- the Plekhf2 gene encoding pleckstrin homology domain-containing family F member 2, which yields MVDRLANSEANTRRISIVENCFGAAGQPLTIPGRVLIGEGVLTKLCRKKPKARQFFLFNDILVYGNIVIQKKKYNKQHIIPLENVTIDSIKDEGELRNGWLIKTPTKSFAVYAATATEKSEWMSHINKCVTDLLSKSGKTPSSEHAAVWVPDSEATVCMRCQKAKFTPVNRRHHCRKCGFVVCGPCSEKRFLLPSQSSKPVRICDFCYELLSTGDMAACQPSRSDSYSQSLKPPLNDVSDDDDDDDSSD from the coding sequence ATGGTGGATCGCCTAGCAAACAGTGAAGCAAATACCAGACGAATAAGTATAGTGGAGAACTGTTTCGGAGCAGCTGGTCAGCCCTTAACCATCCCTGGACGGGTGCTTATTGGAGAGGGAGTATTGACTAAGCTGTGCAGAAAGAAACCCAAGGCAAGGCAGTTTTTCCTGTTTAATGATATTCTTGTGTATGGCAACATTGTCATCcagaagaaaaaatacaacaaGCAACACATTATCCCCTTGGAAAACGTCACCATCGACTCCATCAAGGATGAAGGCGAGCTGCGGAATGGGTGGCTCATCAAGACACCGACCAAATCCTTTGCCGTCTACGCTGCCACCGCCACCGAGAAGTCGGAGTGGATGAGCCACATAAACAAGTGCGTCACGGACTTGCTCTCCAAAAGCGGGAAGACGCCCAGTAGTGAACATGCTGCTGTTTGGGTTCCTGACTCTGAGGCCACCGTGTGTATGCGCTGTCAGAAAGCCAAATTCACACCAGTTAATCGGCGGCACCACTGCCGCAAATGTGGCTTTGTTGTTTGTGGTCCCTGCTCTGAGAAgagatttcttcttcccagccagTCTTCGAAGCCTGTGCGGATTTGTGACTTCTGCTATGAGCTGCTTTCCACTGGGGACATGGCTGCCTGCCAGCCTTCTAGATCAGACTCCTACAGTCAGTCACTGAAGCCTCCTTTAAATGACGTGtctgatgacgatgatgacgatgacagCAGTGACTAA